ATGTGAAAACAGCGTTGAAAAAGTGAATTTGACTCAACTTAAAGGATGTTTGGATCGATAAGTTAATTGATCACTTATTGAGTATTTGTCTTACCAAGATATAAGATGTTTCTACTctataaaaaaaagagaataaagttAAACCCCTATAAGTTCAAGATAAGTTGTATTTATCAGTTTTCTTGGAGAATTTAGAAAAATAAACTGAAATCGATATATAGGTATATCATTCATGAACTATTTTTATGAGCTATGCATTCCCCCAATAAGCTCTTTCAATCGTCCCTTTACTAAACAAGATCTAAAAATTGAAAGGTGAATGTGTTCATGGTTGCTTTTCATTATTATCTTTTTCTTAACATACATTGAACAAACTTTTACTGCACTTGATCTGGTGCAGGAAACTCCAAACTCTTAAAAGATGTCAAACCTCCATCCACAACTAAATTATGTCCACTAACATACCTAGCATCATCGGACGCAAGGTAAAGTGCAGCATTAGCAACATCATTAGGTTCACAATTTGCTCCTTTTAGTACACCAACATTACGAACAATTTCTACAAGTCGTTCAGACTCAAGATGCGGATAAATCTGATTCATTTCGTTCATGACGAAAGGAGTAGGTATGGCAATAGGCGAAATGCAATTGACTCGTATTCCATGCCTACATAGCTCTGAAGCTAGAGATTTAACAATGCCTATCACCGCAAACTTCGATACCGAATACGTATGCTGTGCCATCCCTCCCATCACACCAGTGACACTAGCAGTGCATAGAATGGATCCAATTCCACGCGGGATCATCACGCGTGCGGCATGCTTGATTCCAACCATAACTCCGCGAACATTAATGTCCATCACTTTATCAAACGACTCTAGATCAAGATCAATAATGCTCGGAGGAGTTTTGCAGGGTATTCCTGCATTGTTATACATAATATCAAGCTGTTTGTATTCAGAAATAGCAAAATCCACCGCATTCGATATGTCTGATTCTTTCGTAACGTCGCAAGTTACGAAAGTAGCATTAGGTCCTAATTCCTTTGCAGTCTCTCGGCCATATTGTTCGTCGATATCAGCTATGATTACTTTTGCTCCATTATTGATGAATTTTGTTGCGGCTGCTCTTCCTATTCCACTAGCTCCCCCGGTTATCAGTGCCACCTTGTCTTGTAACTTCCTGTATTGCCAAATCAAATgcgaattaaatcaattaatcaacattaaacaacaacGATTCTTTCGATAACATTCGCGTAATATTAATAACATTTACTAGACCATACCTTTCGGGCTGAGTAGACGATAACCTATAGAAACTCTCAGTAAACAAAGGCCTTGCATAGTGAAGATTTTTCCTGTTTTTAACAATAGCAGAAAATAGAGTAAGCTGAAAACCTATTCACAACACAACTTCAAGAAAAATTCATTTGCAGTATCCAAGGTTATAAAAATAAACTAACAATCACTTATTGGATTAACCAAATTAACACTGCAGAAGTTGAAAAATAAAGAGAGTAAATTAAAACATAGAAAAGATAAAAGCACAAAAATGAAGGGAGAAATTAACCTTAAGCAAATTCTTAACATGATTTTCCGCACACACAAAAAAATGAATCAGATCTCACACACGGGAGAGTAATGTAGTTTGAGTCTTTGACCTTTTGCTTTGCATCTTTCTAGACTAAATAAGGTTTAAAGATGAAGAATAAAAAAGTGACTTTAATTTTAAGCGCTTGTtacagaaaaaaaaaattactgaAAGGGTAATTTTGGTCAATGAATATATTCATACCCCTTGAGATTTTTTAGGATAAGATGCATGGAATGAGAATCAGAgcacaataataataaaataataaaataaaaggggCATTCCGAGAATTGAACTCGGGACCTCTCGCACCCTAAGCGAGAATCATACCACTAGACCAAATGCCCGTTTGATGTTACTTTTCGCTTCGTACATTTTTGTCATTAAAATTATCTTTTCATTTTCCCTCCAAAACTGAAATTCCGCTTCATATTTCCATTCATAAAACGTTTGCTGTGGTTTTTCATCTTCACTTTCATCCATCGTTAACAACTTGATCAC
The Vicia villosa cultivar HV-30 ecotype Madison, WI linkage group LG6, Vvil1.0, whole genome shotgun sequence genome window above contains:
- the LOC131610862 gene encoding zerumbone synthase, which codes for MLRICLRKNLHYARPLFTESFYRLSSTQPERKLQDKVALITGGASGIGRAAATKFINNGAKVIIADIDEQYGRETAKELGPNATFVTCDVTKESDISNAVDFAISEYKQLDIMYNNAGIPCKTPPSIIDLDLESFDKVMDINVRGVMVGIKHAARVMIPRGIGSILCTASVTGVMGGMAQHTYSVSKFAVIGIVKSLASELCRHGIRVNCISPIAIPTPFVMNEMNQIYPHLESERLVEIVRNVGVLKGANCEPNDVANAALYLASDDARYVSGHNLVVDGGLTSFKSLEFPAPDQVQ